A genomic region of Zea mays cultivar B73 chromosome 6, Zm-B73-REFERENCE-NAM-5.0, whole genome shotgun sequence contains the following coding sequences:
- the LOC100273558 gene encoding Cyclic nucleotide-gated ion channel 4 (The RefSeq protein has 1 substitution compared to this genomic sequence): MSSDLSTRSSPSSSTASPSDDSRRQEQGQAAGNASGSRRWRWRLGLGAAWALDPRARWVRDWNRAYLLACAAGLMVDPLFLYAVSLSGPLMCIFVDGWLAAAVTALRCGVDAMHVWNVATQLRTAKAPPGKRVAGDEEQQQTVAEAARKLPEDAASRRGLLLDFFVILPVMQVVVWVAAPAMIRAGLTTPVMTVLLVSFLLEYLPKIYHAARLLRRMQRQSGYIFGTIWWGIALNLMAYFVAAHAVGACWYLLGVQRASKCLKEQCLQAAGCARGSAVACAAPLYYGGSPSPGVGGGDRLAWAGNAQARGTCLASGDNYQYGAYTWTVMLVANPSRVERMLLPIFWGLMTLSTFGNLESTTEWLEIVFNIITITGGLVPVTMLIGNIKVFLNATTSKKQAMHTRLRGVEWWMKRKKLPRSFRGRVRQFERQRWAATRGVDECQIVRDLPEGLRRDIKYHLCLDLVRQVPFFQHMDDLVLENICDRVKSLIFPKGETIVREGDVVQRMLFIVRGHLQCSQVLRNGATSSCTLGPGNFSGDELLSWCLRRPFLERLPTSSATLVTLESTEVFGLDAADVKYVTQHFRYTFTNDKVRRSARYYSPGWRTWAAVAVQLAWRRYKHRKTLSSLSFIRPRRPLSRCSSLGEEKLRLYTAILTSPKPNQDDDF, encoded by the exons ATGTCAAGCGACCTCTCCACACGCTCCTCGCCTTCCTCCTCCACCGCGTCGCCTTCCGACGACTCGCGGCGGCAGGAGCAAGGCCAGGCGGCGGGTAACGCCAGCGGGagccggcggtggcggtggcgcctCGGGCTGGGCGCGGCGTGGGCGCTGGACCCGCGGGCGAGGTGGGTCCGGGACTGGAACCGCGCCTACCTCCTGGCCTGCGCGGCCGGGCTCATGGTCGACCCGCTCTTCCTCTACGCCGTGTCCCTGAGCGGCCCGCTCATGTGCATATTCGTCGACGGctggctcgccgccgccgtcaccgcgcTGCGCTGCGGGGTGGACGCCATGCACGTGTGGAACGTCGCCACGCAGCTCCGCACCGCCAAGGCGCCGCCGGGTAAGCGCGTGGCCGGCGACGAGGAGCAGCAGCAGACCGTCGCCGAGGCCGCGCGCAAGCTCCCCGAGGACGCGGCGTCCAGGAGGGGGCTGTTGCTGGACTTCTTCGTCATCCTTCCCGTGATGCAG GTGGTGGTGTGGGTTGCGGCGCCGGCGATGATCCGCGCGGGGCTGACGACGCCGGTGATGACGGTGCTGCTGGTGTCGTTCCTGCTGGAGTACCTGCCCAAGATCTACCACGCGGCGCGCCTGCTCCGGCGGATGCAGAGGCAGTCTGGCTACATCTTCGGCACCATCTGGTGGGGCATCGCGCTCAACCTCATGGCCTACTTCGTCGCCGCCCAT GCTGTGGGCGCGTGCTGGTACCTGCTCGGCGTCCAGCGGGCCAGCAAGTGCCTGAAAGAGCAGTGCCTCCAGGCGGCCGGGTGCGCGCGCGGCAGCGCGGTGGCCTGCGCGGCGCCGCTGTACTACGGCGGCTCCCCGTCTCCCGGAGTCGGCGGCGGCGACAGGCTCGCCTGGGCCGGGAACGCGCAGGCCCGGGGCACGTGCCTCGCCAGCGGCGACAACTACCAGTACGGCGCGTACACGTGGACGGTGATGCTGGTGGCGAACCCGAGCCGGGTGGAGCGGATGCTGCTCCCCATCTTCTGGGGCCTCATGACGCTCAGCACGTTCGGCAACCTGGAGAGCACGACGGAGTGGCTGGAGATCGTGTTCAACATCATCACCATCACGGGCGGGCTCGTCCTCGTCACCATGCTCATCGGCAACATCAAGGTGTTCCTGAACGCGACCACGTCCAAGAAGCAGGCCATGCACACGCGGCTGCGCGGCGTGGAGTGGTGGATGAAGCGCAAGAAACTGCCGCGGAGCTTCCGCGGCCGGGTGCGCCAGTTCGAGCGCCAGCGGTGGGCCGCCACGCGCGGCGTCGACGAGTGCCAGATCGTGCGCGACCTCCCCGAGGGCCTCCGCCGGGACATCAAGTACCACCTCTGCCTCGACCTCGTCCGCCAGGTCCCATTCTTCCAGCACATGGACGACCTCGTGCTCGAGAACATCTGCGACAGGGTGAAATCCCTCATCTTTCCCAAGGGAGAAACC ATCGTGAGGGAGGGCGACGTGGTGCAGCGGATGCTGTTCATCGTGCGGGGCCACCTGCAGTGCAGCCAGGTGCTGCGGAACGGCGCGACGAGCAGCTGCACGCTGGGGCCTGGCAACTTCAGCGGCGACGAGCTGCTGTCGTGGTGCCTGCGCCGCCCGTTCCTGGAACGCCTcccgacgtcgtcggcgacgctggTGACGCTGGAGAGCACCGAGGTGTTCGGCCTGGACGCCGCCGACGTCAAGTACGTCACGCAGCACTTCCGCTACACCTTCACCAACGACAAGGTGCGCCGCAGCGCTCGCTACTACTCGCCCGGCTGGCGTACCTGGGCGGCCGTCGCCGTTCAGCTGGCCTGGAGGAGGTACAAGCACCGCAAGACGCTCTCGTCGCTCTCCTTCATCCGCCCGCGGCGCCCGCTGTCCCGCTGCTCCTCGCTCGGGGAGGAGAAGCTCCGCCTGTACACGGCCATCCTCACCTCGCCCAAGCCCAACCAGGACGACGACTTCTAG
- the LOC103630561 gene encoding uncharacterized protein codes for MATKPFFLWGDTHATSTAAPDSDDVGVFRSSATQATAAGDAPELGAAAAVARPRLRRADAASGPSGKKKQQAGAGGGVGANKKPQRGLGVAELERLRCGGDPLLELSTVVGDPAAAAQGHPMLHYPHRHPHSAFEAAGARYCSQLLAPAPPGGPVCALHSPPAAAGCQRAPVAPEQQYFRDRWTSRVGGFTSSGGGADHQPQCQSQSQLLPPATLEPEHPSSQSTIWRPAVSSSSSCLHTGHRCGICSRVNHPRMRALAENNGGALALAPAPTPPDYSIYDLATAMATARQGDAPLAEPPAKKEVREIEFFPAASAHHRAGGGGGGRVSVPDEPAELAASFSSPYGAASHTAPQLDLSLRL; via the exons ATGGCGACGAAGCCCTTCTTCCTCTGGGGGGACACGCACGCCACCTCCACCGCGGCCCCGGACTCCGACGACGTCGGGGTCTTCAGGTCGAGCGCTACGCAGGCGACGGCCGCGGGGGACGCGCCGGAGCTTGGCGccgcggcggcggtggcgcggCCGCGTCTGCGCCGGGCGGACGCTGCTTCCGGGCCCAGCGGGAAGAAGAAGCAGCAGGCGGGCGCCGGCGGTGGTGTCGGGGCCAACAAGAAGCCGCAGCGCGGGCTCGGCGTGGCGGAGCTCGAGCGGCTCCGCTGCGGGGGTGACCCGCTGCTCGAGCTCTCCACCGTGGTCGGGGATCCTGCCGCCGCCGCGCAGGGCCACCCGATGCTCCACTACCCCCACCGCCACCCGCACTCCGCGTTCGAAGCCGCCGGCGCGCGCTACTGCTCGCAGCTGCTAGCCCCGGCGCCGCCGGGAGGACCAGTCTGCGCGCTCCACTCGCCCCCGGCGGCGGCCGGGTGCCAGAGGGCGCCCGTGGCGCCGGAGCAGCAGTACTTCAGGGACCGGTGGACGAGCCGCGTCGGGGGTTTCACCTCGTCTGGCGGTGGAGCTGACCACCAGCCCCAGTGCCAGTCCCAGTCCCAGCTGCTGCCGCCGGCGACACTGGAACCAGAGCACCCTTCAAGCCAAAGCACCATCTGGCGTCCCGCtgtgtcctcctcctcctcctgcctCCACACCGGCCACCGCTGTGGCATCTGCTCCAGGGTAAACCACCCG AGGATGAGAGCATTGGCAGAGAACAACGGAGGAGCACTGGCGCTGGCGCCGGCGCCGACGCCTCCAGACTACTCCATCTACGACCTTGCCACAGCCATGGCCACCGCTCGCCAG GGAGACGCGCCCTTGGCCGAGCCGCCCGCGAAGAAGGAGGTGAGGGAGATCGAGTTCTTCCCGGCGGCAAGCGCGCACCACCgcgctggcggcggcggcggcggccgagtcTCGGTCCCCGACGAGCCGGCGGAGCTCGCAGCGTCCTTCTCTTCCCCGTACGGCGCCGCCAGCCACACCGCACCGCAGCTTGACCTCTCACTGAGACTGTAG